One stretch of Flavobacteriales bacterium DNA includes these proteins:
- a CDS encoding DUF2851 family protein, whose product MKEDYLHYIWKFQKFNPSYLKTSENETIIIKKTGYHNANAGPDFLESNLIIGDTEWFGNIEIHVKASDWNKHQHQNDKAYNNVILHVVFENDLLIKNENGEKIPTLILNSILDPKHFLQYKHFINNGLSIPCQRQINTIDPFITNSWLERLAINRLAQKTHLIRKKLNQYKGDWNQTLIHFLMRYFGMKVNGDAMADLSTKTPLLYINKERYNLLNLEALLFGQAGMLNTSEIKAPYFLSLRKEYLFIKQKYQLNSMKLTNWKYSKLRPPNFPTIRIAQLAQLLYLNHELFEHIRAFASVETYTKLLKVTPSSFWSTHYTFKKESKTTKSTVGKMFIHHLIINVISPISFTYGKSINDERYCNYATELTTNLPAESNAIIQNWENIGLLAKSAMQSQSLIELYANYCQRKECLNCAIGIQILR is encoded by the coding sequence ATGAAAGAAGACTATCTCCACTACATTTGGAAATTCCAAAAGTTTAACCCCAGCTATTTAAAAACATCAGAGAATGAAACCATCATTATCAAAAAAACAGGATATCATAATGCAAATGCAGGACCTGATTTTTTAGAAAGCAACCTCATTATTGGAGATACTGAATGGTTTGGAAATATAGAAATCCATGTAAAAGCTTCTGATTGGAATAAACATCAACATCAAAACGACAAAGCTTATAACAATGTTATTCTCCATGTGGTTTTTGAAAATGATTTATTAATCAAAAATGAAAATGGAGAAAAGATCCCAACCCTAATCCTAAACTCGATACTTGACCCCAAACATTTTCTCCAATATAAACACTTTATTAATAACGGCTTATCCATTCCATGCCAACGACAAATCAACACCATAGATCCGTTCATAACTAATAGCTGGCTTGAGCGTCTTGCGATAAATAGACTGGCTCAAAAAACGCATTTGATACGAAAAAAACTAAATCAATATAAAGGTGATTGGAACCAAACCTTAATTCATTTTTTAATGCGTTATTTTGGGATGAAAGTAAATGGAGATGCCATGGCTGATTTGTCTACCAAAACTCCTTTATTATACATCAACAAAGAACGATACAACCTACTAAACCTTGAAGCGCTATTATTTGGACAAGCAGGTATGCTAAATACTTCTGAGATCAAAGCCCCTTACTTTCTTTCACTAAGAAAAGAATACCTTTTTATTAAACAAAAATATCAACTTAATTCAATGAAACTTACCAATTGGAAGTATTCAAAACTTAGGCCACCCAACTTTCCTACAATCAGAATTGCACAATTAGCACAATTACTATACTTAAACCATGAACTATTTGAACACATCAGAGCATTTGCTAGTGTAGAGACCTACACTAAACTCTTAAAAGTGACACCAAGTAGCTTTTGGTCTACGCATTATACATTTAAGAAAGAAAGTAAAACAACCAAAAGTACGGTGGGTAAAATGTTTATACACCATCTTATTATCAACGTTATAAGCCCCATTAGTTTTACCTATGGAAAATCTATTAATGATGAGCGGTACTGTAACTATGCTACAGAATTAACTACCAATCTACCAGCAGAAAGCAACGCTATTATCCAAAACTGGGAAAACATTGGCCTTTTGGCTAAATCTGCAATGCAATCACAAAGTTTAATTGAACTATATGCTAACTACTGTCAGCGTAAAGAATGTTTAAACTGTGCAATAGGAATTCAAATTTTAAGATAA
- a CDS encoding sigma-70 family RNA polymerase sigma factor, producing MKLEQEELEKIIEGCKKRHRLSQQKVYEMFYGRMLPVCKRYAKNSEEAKDILQNGFIKVFEKIDKYDFNGSFGGWVRRLIVNTAIDHYRKHKNEFLIEDESRIEDNEHWYEEEPTTKYEGISTKDIQEAIGSLSPAYKMVFSLYIMEGFSHQEIADELGISVGTSKSNLAKAKANVKKLLMKKLKNGNKQIR from the coding sequence ATGAAACTTGAGCAAGAAGAGTTAGAGAAAATAATAGAAGGATGCAAAAAGAGACATAGACTGAGCCAGCAAAAGGTTTATGAAATGTTTTATGGTAGGATGTTACCAGTTTGTAAGCGTTATGCTAAAAACTCTGAAGAAGCAAAAGATATCTTGCAAAATGGTTTTATCAAGGTTTTTGAAAAAATAGATAAATATGATTTTAATGGTTCATTTGGTGGCTGGGTCAGAAGATTAATTGTAAATACGGCAATAGATCATTATAGAAAGCACAAAAATGAATTTTTAATTGAGGATGAGTCTAGAATAGAAGATAATGAACATTGGTATGAAGAAGAGCCAACAACTAAATATGAGGGAATCAGTACAAAAGATATCCAAGAGGCTATAGGAAGTTTATCGCCTGCATATAAGATGGTTTTTAGTTTATACATTATGGAAGGGTTTTCTCATCAAGAGATTGCAGATGAACTTGGAATAAGTGTTGGTACATCAAAATCGAACTTAGCTAAAGCTAAAGCCAATGTAAAGAAATTATTAATGAAGAAGTTAAAAAATGGAAACAAACAAATTAGATAG
- a CDS encoding malate dehydrogenase, translating to MKVTVVGAGAVGASCAEYIAMKNFASEVVILDIKEGFAEGKAMDLMQTASLNGFDTKIIGSTNDYSKTAGSDVCVITSGIPRKPGMTREELIGINAGIVKSVSASLIEHSPNTIIIVVSNPMDTMTYLVHKTTDLPKNKIIGMGGALDSARFKYRLAEALECPISDVDGMVIGGHSDKGMVPLTAKATRNGVSVSEFLTNERLEQVAADTKVGGATLTGLLGTSAWYAPGAAVSELVKAIALDSKKMFPCSTLLEGEYGLNDLCIGVPVLLGKNGIEKVVSIELSDAEKAKMQESAEGVKKTNGLLEL from the coding sequence ATGAAAGTAACGGTTGTAGGTGCTGGAGCTGTAGGTGCTAGTTGCGCAGAGTATATCGCGATGAAAAATTTTGCTTCTGAGGTAGTTATCCTTGATATTAAAGAGGGATTTGCTGAGGGGAAAGCTATGGACTTAATGCAAACAGCTTCTTTAAACGGGTTTGACACTAAAATTATTGGAAGTACAAACGATTATTCTAAAACTGCTGGAAGTGATGTTTGTGTAATTACATCTGGTATTCCTAGAAAACCAGGAATGACAAGAGAAGAATTAATCGGAATCAATGCAGGTATTGTAAAATCTGTTTCTGCAAGTTTAATCGAACATTCTCCTAATACAATTATCATTGTTGTTTCTAATCCTATGGACACAATGACCTACTTAGTTCATAAAACAACGGATTTACCTAAGAACAAAATTATTGGAATGGGTGGAGCTTTAGATAGTGCACGTTTTAAATATCGTTTAGCAGAAGCTTTAGAATGTCCTATTTCTGATGTTGACGGAATGGTTATAGGTGGACACTCTGATAAAGGTATGGTTCCATTAACTGCTAAAGCTACTAGAAATGGTGTTTCAGTTTCTGAATTCTTAACCAACGAGCGTTTAGAGCAAGTTGCAGCAGATACTAAAGTTGGAGGTGCTACATTAACAGGTTTATTAGGAACTTCTGCTTGGTATGCTCCTGGAGCAGCTGTATCTGAATTAGTTAAAGCAATTGCACTAGACTCTAAAAAGATGTTCCCTTGTTCTACGTTATTAGAAGGAGAATACGGATTAAATGACTTATGTATTGGTGTTCCTGTATTATTAGGAAAGAACGGTATTGAGAAAGTTGTTTCTATCGAACTTTCAGATGCTGAAAAAGCTAAAATGCAAGAAAGTGCCGAAGGTGTGAAGAAAACAAATGGTTTATTAGAATTATAA
- a CDS encoding PKD domain-containing protein — protein sequence METNKLDSFEQFVKETLSTEEVAYNSSDWNDLSKRLDALSPKPFYKSKWFLGGAAVAVLGLSTYAFYPSSNNVVEEDRKLVELVEKNTEVSGSTVEEKSSTSVITTKEVASEVVKNELKENKNIASETISKKNKAGNEVDNNHQPPQNASLPEYSSSNTQKNDLNQVNEVIIDRPIADFKVTSGLTGCKGLMVDFEANEQPNVKYLWSFGDGTYSSELKPTHKYTQSGKFKVDLIVQSTLDDKIMEKSSGSVLVTVYDDPTLEIVADKEINKGITTISYTAVGDEVGEVFWSFGNGKTSNQLEASTVYKKRGNYKVMLEVANEHGCKSIVEKSVFVEDDYNLLAPNAFTPDGDGLNDLFIPEALKSMNCNFTMVIRSRTEGIVFESTSLDRPWDGKNQKTGMDCPETNYVWIVNLINEAGEKEQYTGTILIRR from the coding sequence ATGGAAACAAACAAATTAGATAGCTTTGAACAATTTGTGAAAGAAACGCTTTCTACAGAAGAAGTTGCTTACAACTCTTCTGATTGGAATGATTTGTCAAAGCGATTGGATGCGCTCTCGCCAAAACCTTTCTATAAAAGTAAGTGGTTTTTAGGTGGGGCTGCTGTGGCTGTTTTAGGACTGAGTACATACGCTTTTTACCCTTCTTCAAATAATGTTGTTGAAGAGGATAGAAAGCTTGTAGAACTGGTTGAAAAAAATACAGAAGTGTCTGGGTCTACTGTTGAAGAAAAATCAAGTACTTCTGTAATAACAACTAAAGAGGTAGCATCTGAAGTTGTAAAAAATGAATTAAAAGAGAATAAAAATATAGCAAGTGAAACCATAAGTAAGAAGAACAAAGCAGGTAATGAAGTGGATAATAACCACCAACCACCACAGAATGCTTCATTACCTGAATATTCTTCTTCAAACACTCAAAAGAACGACTTGAATCAAGTTAATGAAGTAATCATTGATAGGCCAATAGCAGACTTCAAAGTTACTTCTGGTTTAACGGGTTGTAAAGGATTAATGGTCGATTTTGAGGCCAACGAGCAACCGAATGTAAAGTATTTATGGAGCTTTGGAGATGGAACTTACAGTTCAGAGCTTAAGCCTACTCACAAATATACACAATCAGGTAAATTCAAGGTTGATTTGATTGTGCAGTCTACATTGGACGACAAGATTATGGAAAAATCTTCAGGATCAGTTTTGGTTACGGTCTATGATGACCCAACTTTGGAAATTGTTGCTGACAAAGAAATAAATAAAGGGATTACCACAATTTCCTATACTGCTGTAGGAGATGAAGTCGGTGAGGTTTTTTGGAGTTTTGGTAACGGAAAAACGTCAAATCAATTAGAAGCCTCAACAGTTTACAAGAAAAGAGGGAACTATAAAGTGATGTTAGAAGTAGCGAATGAACATGGCTGTAAGTCAATTGTAGAAAAGAGTGTTTTTGTAGAAGATGATTATAATTTATTAGCGCCTAATGCGTTTACTCCTGATGGAGATGGATTAAATGATTTGTTCATCCCAGAAGCGTTAAAATCTATGAATTGTAATTTTACAATGGTGATTAGAAGTCGAACTGAGGGAATAGTCTTTGAGTCAACAAGTTTAGATAGACCATGGGATGGTAAGAATCAAAAAACTGGTATGGACTGCCCTGAAACGAATTATGTTTGGATTGTTAACCTTATTAATGAAGCTGGGGAGAAAGAACAATATACCGGAACAATTTTAATTAGAAGATAA